A portion of the Salarias fasciatus chromosome 15, fSalaFa1.1, whole genome shotgun sequence genome contains these proteins:
- the LOC115401758 gene encoding gap junction Cx32.2 protein-like: MGEWGFLSSLLNKVQSHSTVVGKVWLSVLFIFRIMVLGAGAEKVWGDEQSKMICNTKQPGCKNVCYDHAFPISHIRFWVLQIIFVSTPTLIYLGHVIHVIHKENKLREFMQRNAGSPVTKLPKYSDDKGKVQIKGNLLGNYMTSIVFRIALEIGFIVGQYYLYGFVMVPMVVCSRAPCPFTVECYMSRPTEKTVFIIFMLVMSVISVVLNVAEIFYLVCCRRRPRGRSGAVPAIVLQPRLNGERLLRNEQLGLQDASYST; this comes from the exons ATGGGAGAGTGGGGTTTCCTGTCGTCCCTGCTCAATAAGGTGCAGTCTCACTCCACCGTGGTGGGGAAGGTGTGGCTCAGCGTTCTCTTCATCTTCAGGATCATGGTCCTGGGAGCCGGAGCCGAGAAG GTCTGGGGCGACGAACAGTCCAAGATGATCTGCAACACCAAGCAGCCCGGCTGTAAGAACGTGTGCTACGACCACGCCTTCCCCATCTCGCACATCCGCTTCTGGGTGCTGCAGATCATCTTCGTGTCGACGCCCACGCTCATCTACCTGGGCCACGTCATCCACGTCATCCACAAGGAGAACAAGCTGCGCGAGTTCATGCAGAGGAACGCCGGCAGCCCGGTCACCAAGCTGCCCAAGTACTCCGACGACAAGGGCAAGGTGCAGATCAAGGGGAACCTGCTGGGCAACTACATGACCTCCATCGTGTTCCGCATCGCGCTGGAGATCGGCTTCATCGTGGGGCAGTACTACCTGTACGGCTTCGTCATGGTGCCCATGGTGGTGTGCTCGCGGGCGCCGTGCCCCTTCACCGTGGAGTGCTACATGTCCCGCCCCACCGAGAAGACcgtcttcatcatcttcatgcTGGTCATGTCCGTCATCTCGGTGGTGCTCAACGTGGCCGAGATCTTCTACCTggtctgctgccgccgccgcccccgggGGCGGTCCGGCGCCGTGCCGGCCATCGTGCTGCAGCCCCGGCTGAACGGCGAGCGCCTGCTGAGGAACGAGCAGCTGGGCCTGCAGGACGCCAGCTACAGCACCTGA